CCAGGCTCCGCGCCAGGTGTTGCGGCGCGTCGGCAGGATCGAAGAGGACGAAGCCCGCGCCTGCCTTCACGATCCCAAGCAGCGCGATCACGAGCTGCGCCGAGCGCTCAAGCGCGACGCCGACCAGCGAATCCGGTGCAATCGCAGCCGCTTGCAGACGGCGCGCGAGCTGATTCGCCCGGCGATTCAGCTCGCGGTAGCTGAGCTGCTCATCGCCGCAGATCATCGCGGTCGAGTCCGGCTGCTGCGCGACCTGCGCCTCGAACTGTGCCCGAATCGTGGCGACGGTTTCGGCGTGATCATCCTGACTCAGGAGCAGCCGGATCTGCTCGTTGATCTGCTCGATCGTGATCTCGCCGGGCGCGCGACCCGTCTGCTGCGCGAGGAAGTGGCGGATCTGGTCAACGATTCGGTCGTCGATGCCGTCGATCAGCCGTGAGCGGTGTTCGTCAGCCATAGCCTATTCCTTATTCCTCGTCAGCTTCGCAACCAGTTGGTCGATCGACGGCTGGCGCTTCTTGCGCGCCGCTCCTGTCGGCGATACCATCTGCTGCCGCTCAGGAGCGCTCATCAGCGGCAACTGCGCGATCGGCGTGTCTGGACGGGCGGCTATGCCCCGCAGCAGCGTCTCGAAGTGCCGCACCATGCGCTCGATCGTCGACGACTCAAAGAGATCGGTGTTGTACTCCAACATGCCGCACAGGTGGTCGTCGCGCTCGTCCATGAACAGGGCCAGATCAAACTTTGCCGCTCCGAGATTCGTCTCAACGTGCTGGAACGTCACGCCGTTGATCTGAAGCTGCGGGATGAGCGCGCTCTGGAGCGCAAAGGCAACCTGAAAGAGCGCCTGTTGCCGCAGGCTGCGCTCCGGCTGGAGCTCCTCCACGATGCGCTCGAACGGAAGATCCTGGTGGGCATACGCGCCGAGGCAAACCTGGCGTACCCGCTCCAGCGCCTCGACGAATGTGGGATTGCCCGACAGATCGGCGCGTAAGACCAGCGTGTTCGCAAAGAAGCCGATCAGCGGCTCAAGCTCGACCCGCGTCCGGTTGGCGATCGGCGATCCGACCAGGATGTCGTGCTGGCCGGTGTAGCGGTGCAGGAAGACCTGGAAGGCGGTCAGCAGCGTCATAAACAGCGTACAGCCCCGCCGCTGACTCAGCTCCTTCAAGCTGGCGCTCAGATCCCGATCCAGGGAAAACGTGTGCCGCGCGCCGTGGAAGGTCTGGATCTCAGGTCGCGGACGGTCCAGCGGCAGCTCCAGGACGGGCGGGTGACGGGTACCCTCTGGGTGAAGCTGTGTGCGCCAGTAGCCAAGCTGAGTCTCTAGCCGCTCCCCTGCGAGCCACTGGCGCTGCCAGACCGCGTAATCGGCATACTGCACGGGCAGATCGGCAAGCGGCGCGGGATTGCCGCCGGAGAACGCTTCGTACAGCGCGGCCAGCTCCCGCACCAGCACGCCAAGCGACCAGCCATCCGAGACGATATGGTGCATAGTGATCAGCAGGACATGATCGTGCTCGTCGGCGCGTAGGATCGTGCTGCGGATCAGCGGCCCGTGGGCAAGATCGAAGGGGCGGCGCGTCTCCTCCGCCAGCCGCCGCGCGATCTCAGCCTCGCGCTGGCTCTGCGGCACGCTTCGCAGATCAATCAACGACAGCGGACAGCCCGCCTCCGGCAGAATCCGCTGCACCGGCTGGCTGTCGACCAGCGGAAAGATCGTGCGCAGC
This sequence is a window from Herpetosiphonaceae bacterium. Protein-coding genes within it:
- a CDS encoding condensation domain-containing protein, translated to LFESPTIAGLAAQVQAATETDEPHQPPPIARIARDGDMPLSFAQQRLWFLDQLEPDSPFYNMPLTVRLKGPLHLEALQDSLDEIVRRHEALRTIFPLVDSQPVQRILPEAGCPLSLIDLRSVPQSQREAEIARRLAEETRRPFDLAHGPLIRSTILRADEHDHVLLITMHHIVSDGWSLGVLVRELAALYEAFSGGNPAPLADLPVQYADYAVWQRQWLAGERLETQLGYWRTQLHPEGTRHPPVLELPLDRPRPEIQTFHGARHTFSLDRDLSASLKELSQRRGCTLFMTLLTAFQVFLHRYTGQHDILVGSPIANRTRVELEPLIGFFANTLVLRADLSGNPTFVEALERVRQVCLGAYAHQDLPFERIVEELQPERSLRQQALFQVAFALQSALIPQLQINGVTFQHVETNLGAAKFDLALFMDERDDHLCGMLEYNTDLFESSTIERMVRHFETLLRGIAARPDTPIAQLPLMSAPERQQMVSPTGAARKKRQPSIDQLVAKLTRNKE